From Salmo salar chromosome ssa04, Ssal_v3.1, whole genome shotgun sequence, one genomic window encodes:
- the LOC123724058 gene encoding ras-related protein Rab-33B, with protein MESSLEFSNSFTSVSSPSARCRIFKIIVIGDSGVGKTCLTYRFCAGEFLDRTEATIGVDFRERLVEVEGEKIKLQLWDTAGQERFRKSMVQQYYRNVNAVLFIYDVSRPDSFRGLPAWIEECRRYSLGQEITRFLVGNKSDLRDTCSCDPCPIEVEGQVTRDQAQKFAAAHGMILFETSAKSLPGGGEPGEPGGGHQHSVEDVFMALASRLKRQTRPPPPVLNNTGVSGSYCGSYTGTASFRLPAKKNPHKDFWTCTC; from the exons ATGGAATCATCCCTGGAGTTCTCAAACTCTTTCACCAGTGTGTCTTCGCCCTCCGCGCGGTGTCGGATCTTCAAGATCATCGTGATCGGAGACTCCGGTGTCGGTAAAACTTGTCTCACCTACCGGTTCTGTGCCGGTGAGTTCCTCGACCGAACCGAAGCCACCATCGGTGTCGATTTCCGTGAGAGATTGGTCGAGGTCGAAGGCGAGAAAATCAAG ctccAGCTATGGGACACGGCGGGCCAGGAGCGTTTCAGGAAGTCTATGGTCCAGCAGTACTATCGGAACGTTAATGCTGTTCTCTTCATTTATGACGTCTCCAGACCAGACAGCTTCAGAGGCCTGCCAGCctggatagaggagtgtagacggtactcactgggacaggagataaccag GTTCCTCGTGGGCAACAAGAGCGACCTCCGTGACACCTGCAGCTGTGACCCCTGCCCCATCGAGGTCGAAGGTCAGGTGACACGGGATCAGGCCCAGAAGTTTGCCGCGGCCCACGGGATGATTCTGTTTGAAACGTCTGCTAAAAGCCTCCCAGGGGGAGGAGAACCAGGAGAACCAGGAGGGGGGCATCAGCACAGCGTGGAGGATGTGTTCATGGCCCTGGCCTCCAGGCTGAAGAGACAGACCAGACCCCCTCCCCCGGTTCTCAACAACACAGGAGTGTCTGGGTCGTATTGTGGCTCCTATACAGGGACAGCTTCATTCAGACTGCCAGCCAAGAAGAACCCTCATAAAGACTTCTGGACATGCACCtgttga